The following DNA comes from Candidatus Methylomirabilota bacterium.
GCAGTGGTACGTGGCCGAGAGCGACATCGTGATGGTTCCCTCCATCGGCGACGTGTCGCTCAACCGGATCACGCGGTCCGTCATCGACCGGGCCGCCCGCGCGGTCGTGGCCATGGCGGCGGCGTGGGCGGAGGAATCGCGCAGCGCCGCGAAGAAGACGCCCCTGGTGGCGGTCTCGGCGTTCGGCGGGACGGCGGCCTGCGTCCAGGGCGTGCAGGCGCGGCTGGAGGCCGCCGGCTTCGAGGTCATCCTCTTTCACGCCTCGGGGCCGGGAGGACGGGCGCTCGAGTCCCTGGCGCGGCGCGGTGAGCTGGCCGGTGTGGTGGACGTGACCACGCACGAGCTGGCCGACCTGCTGGTCGGCGGCGTCTACAGCGCGGGCGAGGATCGCTTGAAAGGCGCCGCCGCGGCCGGTCTGCCGCAGGTCGTCGTGCCCGGCGCCCTCGACCACGCGAACTTCTGGGCCGGGATGGTGCCCGAGCGCTTCCGGCAGCGTCAGTTCTTCCGCTACAACCCGCAGAATCTCTTGATGCGGACGAACGCGGAGGAGCTAGAGGCCCTGGGCGCGATGGTCGCCGAGCGGCTGAACCAGGCGCACGGGCCCTTCGTCGTCCTCGTGCCCACGGCCGGCTTCAGCGAGCACACGCGTCGGACGGCTCACGATCTGGAAGGCCGCCCGGCGGGGCCGTGGCGTCAGCCCGAAGCCGATGCCGGCTTCGCGCGCGCGCTGCGGGCGCACCTGACCAGGGGCAAGCTACGAGAGCTCGATCTGCACATCAACGACCCGGCCTTCGCCGACGCGTGCGCGGACGCGTTCCTGGAGCTGGTGCAGGGCCGGGGCTGAGACTCGCTCTAACACACAGGAGAGATCATGGCCTTCGACATCCCGGCGGAGCACCACGCGACCGACGTCCTCGTCGTGGGCGGTGGCGCGGCCGCCACGATGGCGGCGTTCGAGTGCGCCGAGGCCGGCGTGGGCGTCATCCTGGCCACCAAGGGGCGCGCGACCAGCGGCACCACCACCGTGGCCCGCGGCGGCTTCGCCGCGGGCCTGGCCCCGGGCGACGGTCCCGAGCTGCATCTTCACGATGTCCTCCGCTACGGCGGCGAGCTGATCGACCCCGACCTGGCCCGGACCTGGGTGTACGACATCGTCGAGGTCGTGAGAGACCTTCGGGCGTGGGGCGCGGAGTTCGTGACGAACGAGGCGGGGGACCTCGACCTCAAGATGTTTCCCAGCCATCGCCATCCCCGGGCCGTCCACCACTACGACACGACCGGCAACATGCTGACCAAGGCGCTGTCCCGGAAGCTCCGGGGGGACGCGAGAATCGCCCAGCATTCGAATACGGCCATCCTCGACCTGATCGCGCGGGACGGCCGCGTCGTCGGCGCCTGGGGCGTGGACTACTCACGCGGCCGCCTGATGTGCTACGCGGCCCGAGAGACGATCCTCTGCACGGGCGGCGGTAGCGGCCTCTTCTACGTCAACGACAACCCCTCCCAGGTGACGGGCGACGGCTACGTGCTGGGATTCCGCGCGGGCGTGCCCCTGCTCGGCATCGAGATGATCGACTTCCAGGCGATGTGCTGCGCGCCCGAGGAGCTCTTCGGCTTTCCCCCGCATCCCACGGGCTTCATCAACGCGGGGGCGGTCTTCCGCAACCGGGACGGCGAGCAGTTCCTCACGCGCTACTTCCCCGAGACGGCCGAGAAGAGCACGCGCAGCGAGGTCATCCTGGCCATGGCCAAGGAGATCCACGCGGGCCGGGCGGGCAAGACCGGCGGCATCTTCATGGACGCCACCGCCGTGCCCCTCCCGACGATCCTCAAGCAGATCCCCGCGGTCTACAAGAGCTGCCTGTCGCGCGGCATCGACATCACCAAGACACCGCTGGAGGTGGCGCCGGGCAGTCACACCTGGCTCGGAGGATTGAAGATCGACGTCGACGGCCAGACGCCCGTGCCGGGGCTGTGGGCGGCCGGGGAGACGGCAGGCGGCATCCACGGGGGTAACCGGATCGGCGGCTCGGCGCTGTCGGCCTCACTGGTCTTCGGCCGGCGGGCCGGCCGCGCGGCGGCCGCGCGCACCCGCGCCGAGCGGAAGCCTGACGCCGCCCCGATCGAGATCCCCGCCGGCGAGCGCGAGTGGGTCGCCGGGCTGCTGGCGCGCGAGCGCGGGCCGCTGCAGGCCGACGTAAGGCTGCACTGCCGGATGCTCGCCCACGAGCTGCTGGGCCCGATCCGCGACGCCGAGGGTTGCCGGCGGGCCCTGGCTGAATACGAGCGCATTCAACGCGAGGACCTTCCCCGGATGCGCCTGGCCGACGAGGCGCGCTCGTCGGAATGGACGCGCGGCCACGAGCTGGAGAGCGCCCTGTCCGTTCGGAACCTCGCCCTGCTGGGCCGCCTGCTTGCCACGGCGGCGGGCCGGCGGGAGGAGAGCCGGGGCGCCCACTACCGCCTGGACTTCCCGGAAACGGACGACGTTCGCTGGCGCGTGGTCACCCGGCTGCACGCCGGGGAGGGCGGGGCCATCGAGTTCCACACCGACCCCGTCAGGGAGCACGCCGCCGCGACCAGGTGACGGCGGCGCCGCGCTAGGCGAGGAGCAGGCCGCTGGCCGTGCCCACGGCGGTCTTCTCGCCGTGCTGGTTCTGGCACCACACGTCAACGACGACTCGCGCGCCGCCGGCCTCGGGGCGGACGTCCTTCACCACCCCGTGCACGGTGAGCCGATCGTCCGCGTAGACGGGCGCGACGAAGGTCATGGCGATCGTCCCGCCCTTGACGAAGCCGGCGCCGAGCAGCCCCGTCATCATTTCCGAGACGTAGGCGGTCGACATCATGCCCTGGGCCAGCGGGGCCCGGAATCCCTTCTGCCGAGCCCACGCCTGGTCGGTGTGGATGGACCGGGCACGCACGCCGGAGTATGCGTCGATCTTCCGCTGCGAGATCTCTTTCTCGAGGGTGGGCAGGACCTGCCCGACCTTGATCGATCCCGTCGTAACGGCCATCGTCACGCCTCGATGATCATCTGGGTGAATTGCCCCCGGACGAGCGGCGTGCCGTGCTCGTCCTCGGTGACGAACTCCGTGACCATGTAGGGCTTGCCGCGCCGCCGGTACTTGTCGATCACCCGCCCGCGCGAGCGCACGCGCATGCCGGGCTGGATCGGCTGCAAGAAGTTGA
Coding sequences within:
- a CDS encoding Tm-1-like ATP-binding domain-containing protein, encoding MAEVVVAALVTLDSKLGEARFLCDALRRAGARPALVDVSLRPHAVAEATIPGRTLAEAAGSTWEALAGLDRARAAEIMIAGGRSVVSELAASGTISGVIALGGANGTSVACGIMRVLPPLFPKVMVSAVAGTAAVQWYVAESDIVMVPSIGDVSLNRITRSVIDRAARAVVAMAAAWAEESRSAAKKTPLVAVSAFGGTAACVQGVQARLEAAGFEVILFHASGPGGRALESLARRGELAGVVDVTTHELADLLVGGVYSAGEDRLKGAAAAGLPQVVVPGALDHANFWAGMVPERFRQRQFFRYNPQNLLMRTNAEELEALGAMVAERLNQAHGPFVVLVPTAGFSEHTRRTAHDLEGRPAGPWRQPEADAGFARALRAHLTRGKLRELDLHINDPAFADACADAFLELVQGRG
- a CDS encoding FAD-dependent oxidoreductase translates to MAFDIPAEHHATDVLVVGGGAAATMAAFECAEAGVGVILATKGRATSGTTTVARGGFAAGLAPGDGPELHLHDVLRYGGELIDPDLARTWVYDIVEVVRDLRAWGAEFVTNEAGDLDLKMFPSHRHPRAVHHYDTTGNMLTKALSRKLRGDARIAQHSNTAILDLIARDGRVVGAWGVDYSRGRLMCYAARETILCTGGGSGLFYVNDNPSQVTGDGYVLGFRAGVPLLGIEMIDFQAMCCAPEELFGFPPHPTGFINAGAVFRNRDGEQFLTRYFPETAEKSTRSEVILAMAKEIHAGRAGKTGGIFMDATAVPLPTILKQIPAVYKSCLSRGIDITKTPLEVAPGSHTWLGGLKIDVDGQTPVPGLWAAGETAGGIHGGNRIGGSALSASLVFGRRAGRAAAARTRAERKPDAAPIEIPAGEREWVAGLLARERGPLQADVRLHCRMLAHELLGPIRDAEGCRRALAEYERIQREDLPRMRLADEARSSEWTRGHELESALSVRNLALLGRLLATAAGRREESRGAHYRLDFPETDDVRWRVVTRLHAGEGGAIEFHTDPVREHAAATR
- a CDS encoding MaoC/PaaZ C-terminal domain-containing protein, encoding MAVTTGSIKVGQVLPTLEKEISQRKIDAYSGVRARSIHTDQAWARQKGFRAPLAQGMMSTAYVSEMMTGLLGAGFVKGGTIAMTFVAPVYADDRLTVHGVVKDVRPEAGGARVVVDVWCQNQHGEKTAVGTASGLLLA